The sequence GATAAAATTACCATAGCATACCATCCTTTAAAAAATTAAACAGTTATTTCTTTTATCATACCACGAAAAGAAAGATATCTTATTAAAAAGATTTTTGGGTTTAAAAATGAGCCAATCAAGAGCTGTTTTGCGAAGAAAAGTAAGAAACTTCTTCATATTAATTAAAATCATAGCAAATTTGTTCTGATTTGAGTATGATTATCAAGTAAGTAAAAAAGAGGAGGATATTATATGACACAATTGCCACAATTATCAGCAGAAGTAGCTGGAAATGAAAAAACAGCAACAATTAAGACCAACATGGGTGATATCAAAGTTAAACTTTTTCCGGAAATCGCACCAAAAACAGTTGAAAACTTTATCGGTTTAGCTGAAAAAGGTTATTACAACGGGGTTGTTTTCCACCGTGTTATTCCTGAATTCATGATTCAAGGCGGAGACCCGACAGGAACTGGAATGGGCGGAGAAAGCCTGTGGGGAGAATCATTCGAAGACGAATTCTCAAAAGACGTTTTTAACCTGAATGGCGCTCTTTCAATGGCCAACGCTGGCCCTGGTACGAACGGCAGTCAATTCTTTATTGTAACAGCTCCAACAACTCCAGCTAATATGCTAAGTCAAATGGAATCAGCAGGATATCCGGCTGAAGCAATCGAAGCTTACAAAGAAAACGGCGGAACTCCTTGGTTGGACTTCAAACACACTGTTTTTGGACATGTGATTGAAGGTATGAACGTAGTAAACGAAATTCAAAATGTTAGACGCGATGCACAAGACAAACCGGTCCACGGTGTTATTATCGAATCGGTTGAAATTGCTTAAAGAATGATCCGGATGCCCAACACAAACAGTGTTGGGTATTTTTGTTGATAAAATGTTTGAAAACGCACACAATCTAAAGGGTCTATGCTACAATAAAAAGGAAAATGAAATGAAGAAGGGGATGTGCAAGATGATATACGGTGCAATTGAAGCGGGAGGCACAAAATTTGTTTGTGCAGTGAGCGATGAAAAATTTGATATTAAAGAACGGGTGAGTATACCAACGACCACCCCTCAAGAAACGTTGGAACAAGTTTTTGATTTCTTTGATCAATACGATTTATCGGCGATTGGCATTGGTTCATTTGGCCCAATTGATGTAAATACTGATTCCTCTACATACGGCTATGTGACCACTACCCCAAAAACCGCTTGGAAAAATTATGATTTTTTGGGAGCTATTAAAGAGCGTTATGCTATTCCAGTTGGTTGGACAACTGATGTGAATGCTGCTGCACTCGGGGAATTAAGAAAAGGAGCTGCTCTGGGGCTGTC is a genomic window of Carnobacterium sp. CP1 containing:
- a CDS encoding peptidylprolyl isomerase, with product MTQLPQLSAEVAGNEKTATIKTNMGDIKVKLFPEIAPKTVENFIGLAEKGYYNGVVFHRVIPEFMIQGGDPTGTGMGGESLWGESFEDEFSKDVFNLNGALSMANAGPGTNGSQFFIVTAPTTPANMLSQMESAGYPAEAIEAYKENGGTPWLDFKHTVFGHVIEGMNVVNEIQNVRRDAQDKPVHGVIIESVEIA